One region of Bactrocera neohumeralis isolate Rockhampton chromosome 5, APGP_CSIRO_Bneo_wtdbg2-racon-allhic-juicebox.fasta_v2, whole genome shotgun sequence genomic DNA includes:
- the LOC126760785 gene encoding NAD(P)H-hydrate epimerase isoform X2, which produces MKFLTQTEAVKIDEELFNEYKFSVDQLMELAGLSCAHAIAKCYPADSFKRVLVCCGPGNNGGDGLVCARHLSFMKYEPTIYYPKPTAKQLYENLSHQCKSNGISFLRSSPTLESTNECYDLIVDALFGFSFKPPVRETFVPITEILLNTKIPIASIDIPSGWDVEKGKITENDFEPDMLISLTAPKLCAKMFKGKYHYLGGRFVPPALQEKFQLNLPEYHDCDMCLKL; this is translated from the exons ATGAAATTCTTAACACAAACTGAAGCAGTTAAAATTGATGAGGAACTATTCAACGAATACAAATTTAGTGTAGATCAACTTATGGAATTGGCTGGATTGAGTTGTGCCCATGCTATAGCCAAATGTTACCCTGCTGATTCCTTCAAGCGAGTGTTAGTGTGTTGTGGACCTGGAAACAATGGTGGAGATGGATTAGTTTGTGCCCGACATTTATCTTTCATGAAATACGAACCAACAATTTATTATCCAAAACCCACTGCAAAACAACTGTATGAAAATCTAAGCCACCAATGCAAGAGCAATGGAATATCATTTCTACGTTCAAGTCCCACTCTTGAAAGTACAAATGAATGCTACGATTTAATTGTTGATGCACTATTTGGCTTCAGTTTCAAACCACCCGTGCGAGAAACATTCGTTCCTATTACAGAGATCCTCCTAAATACGAAAATTCCTATAGCAAG CATTGATATACCAAGCGGATGGGATgtagaaaaaggaaaaataacagaaaatgaTTTCGAACCGGATATGCTAATATCCCTAACGGCTCCTAAACTATGCGCTAAAATGTTTAAAGGGAAATACCATTATTTAGGTGGACGTTTTGTACCACCCGCGCTCCAGGAAAAGTTTCAACTTAACTTACCAGAGTATCACGATTGTGATATGTGTTTAAAATTGTAG
- the LOC126760784 gene encoding RNA-binding protein NOB1 translates to MAEKKEKIEYLVADTTAFINAVQLNDYAKNVLTVPDVIKEVRNKRQIRRLCVLPFDLQVREPRTDSIKHCVDFAKKTGDYASLSGIDIKVISLTYELEVDNVGSAHLRTEPVISKTIASKEKPEEFQENSNLAGWYNPEGEEESSSDDDDEDEYSQTVNHVNDKDAVKSLIEDQINDVNGNQGLNDEITQEELDKFFEKLNCNVDDNNEVCDLLVPKSKDPLDPQIVRDGESKSIDENDDTPNQHAEQKTDECDSIEGGWITPSNIKKVKKSLEGKVESDVVPVVACMSTDYALQNVLKQMNLQICALDGRVIKHLRTYILRCYACFKTTSIMTKVFCPNCGNKTLKRVAVSLDENGKQVIHINTRRPLTSKYKNQSLPRFQGGKHSRNPILFEDQPIPRQMPSRVAKTKTNALDEDYIAGFSPFVMRDVDSKSAMLRSKGNLKEWARNNTFEEDRRRKHYNRVYK, encoded by the exons atggccgaaaagaaagaaaagattgAATATTTAGTCGCTGATACTACAGCTTTTATTAATGCAGTTCAGCTAAAT GATTATGCTAAAAACGTTTTAACCGTCCCAGATGTTATTAAAGAGGTGCGTAATAAACGTCAAATCCGTCGGCTTTGTGTGTTACCGTTTGATTTGCAAGTACGAGAACCTCGTACTGATAGTATAAAACATTGtgttgattttgcaaaaaagacTGGTGACTATGCCAGCCTATCTGGTATCGACATTAAGGTTATTTCGTTAACATATGAACTAGAAGTTGATAATGTTGGCTCTGCACATTTGCGTACGGAACCTGTTATATCAAAAACAATAGCATCTAAGGAAAAGCCTGAAGAGTTCCAAGAGAATTCTAATCTAGCAGGTTGGTATAATCCGGAAGGTGAAGAGGAATCTAGTAgtgacgatgatgatgaagaTGAATATTCTCAAACTGTTAATCATGTCAACGACAAAGATGCCGTCAAAAGTTTGATAGAAGATCAAATAAATGATGTAAACGGCAACCAAGGTCTTAATGATGAAATAACACAAGAAGAACTTGATAAATTCTTTGAAAAGTTAAACTGTAATGTTGATGATAATAATGAAGTTTGCGATTTACTTGTACCAAAAAGCAAGGATCCACTAGATCCACAAATTGTTAGGGACGGTGAATCTAAATCAATTGATGAAAATGACGACACACCAAATCAACACGCTGAACAGAAAACAGATGAGTGTGATAGCATTGAAGGTGGTTGGATTACACCATCTAATATTAAAAAGGTGAAAAAAAGCTTAGAAGGTAAAGTGGAATCTGATGTTGTTCCTGTAGTCGCATGTATGTCAACAGATTATGCACTTCAGAATGTTTTAAAACAAATGAATTTGCAAATTTGTGCGCTTGATGGTCGTGTAATTAAACACTTACGCACCTATATATTACGATGTTATGCCTGTTTTAAAACAACAAGTATAATGACAAAAGTTTTTTGTCCAAACTGTGGCAATAAAACCTTAAAACGAGTTGCTGTTAGTCTGGATGAGAACGGGAAGCAAGTA aTTCACATAAATACACGCCGTCCCCTAACCTCTAAATATAAGAACCAAAGCTTACCAAGATTCCAAGGAGGAAAACATTCTCGTAACCCAATACTATTTGAAGACCAGCCTATACCGAGACAGATGCCGTCACGTGTAGCTAAGACCAAGACCAATGCTTTAGACGAAGATTACATTGCCGGATTTTCGCCTTTCGTCATGCGTGACGTAGATTCAAAATCTGCTATGCTGCGTTCTAAAGGCAACCTTAAGGAATGGGCTAGGAATAACACATTTGAAGAAGATCGGCGAAGAAAACATTACAATAGAGTTTATAAATAG
- the LOC126760782 gene encoding tyrosine-protein kinase hopscotch gives MIRLLGEKFEISQWIMNQASNTSGTTNTTITLLDTSSASFSMGGRSSIHSNGSIGSSNQADPSISSTPTTTPAPQMSNKVFNYKDNTDTDFGNSLKCEDICLSVCRHLKILPPTRLLFGLRVMDSENEWAAPGKELKPGVRYCFRMRIKVPNMDTQLKNLDKQAYEYLYWQIRYDILNEKIPEIRNPEKKDNVMGFAVMHMCIDLQAKSSEAERKEGYNREIIGNIENKYKEYLPQTLLREHRYFVKSKICAKFKDVREKDILFTEFKFYYIADVCKLAPNYLMEVYFVTVDYIPNVDLISVHSPAICNDGNVDNKTRVYVKLDTHDNPEPGLKISLKQEKWTLLAKIEDIFAIYIEDNVCACLEITGLPQSYCMRFKSKVELESFITYIGGYLRLTSKWLKDLCSDYTTPSLNELIDLKCHGPIGGAFSFAKLREKSKKGSTCLIRQCEREYDVYYIDINTQTSAKGRFGENIITTKITLQNKKWLLHGGEGLKEFETLKDLKNSISPQMPWIPPSEYDYAPLLLICLPKNLHPKKTDTELSEAELRRRRVQILDRKHDLRWYKNTQYVCDDAKMMIMQGDWVQEGSCKDVNVMLKVFFPEINLKDITCLTSICSQVFSAQFLKLYGLTLTTPYTMVMEYAPYGNLDKFLRKHKDKISFQMLISIVFDLVRGIVYLSEKGIYHGSIRCSNMYVTKFDPRSHIIETKIGDPGLRRSYSNEDLPWIPQEYYNNLKGVHGDMYVDAWAFATTLWEIFSYGKSPLEELNCTGNPKKIAEKLQMNRSKRDGGILPKPTENLDDSIYCIMLDGWQSDAHKRFNYIKIFAIINGFKERRTVNYESVNIDKSYYDSDTCSENNENSGDDISLDSCPGPSPAQNQRFSHFDMSFNSPFDDTTFVIPFSEGKVIVDKRIGDGHYGIVYSGIIYYKKPDKAPEKVAVKTLKPEMATNIKDFLRESEIMRGLEHENIVKIKYSIEKPICIIMEFVSGGSFNVYLRSQRPNLTNKRLLHFAHDIAKGMNYLAEKKIIHRDLATRNILIEKDRVKISDFGLAQLANSEGYYFVQNQRDIPIKWYSPESIAEDKYSVYSDVWSFGVTMFETFSRGDIPNLAGNRELSQIEFLERLQKGERLQKPELCSQIIYDKLMLPCWKREPKSRPDFAKILDIIQLIVEEDGETI, from the exons ATGATACGATTATTGGGAGAAAAGTTTGAGATCTCTCAGTGGATTATGAATCAAGCTTCCAACACATCTGGAACGACTAATACCACCATCACATTACTTGATACCAGTAGTGCCTCATTTTCAATGGGCGGTCGTAGCTCGATTCATAGTAATGGGAGTATAGGTAGCAGTAATCAAGCTGACCCATCCATCTCCTCTACGCCAACAACAACCCCCGCTCCCCAAATGTCAAATAAAGTATTTAACTACAAAGATAACACAGATACTGATTTCGGAAATTCCTTAAAATGTGAGGATATATGTTTAAGTGTATGTCGACATCTAAAGATTTTACCCCCGACTCGATTATTATTTGGGCTACGTGTTATGGACTCTGAAAATGAATGGGCTGCCCCGGGTAAAGAATTGAAACCTGGGGTCCGATACTGTTTCCGCATGAGAATTAAAGTCCCAAATATGGATACACAATTAAAAAACCTGGATAAACAAGCGTATGAATATTTGTATTGGCAGATTCGTTACGAtatattaaacgaaaaaattccGGAAATAAGgaatccagaaaaaaaagataatGTTATGGGTTTTGCTGTCATGCACATGTGTATCGATTTACAAGCAAAAAGTTCTGAAGCCGAAAGAAAGGAAGGGTATAATCGTGAAATAATTGggaatatagaaaataaatacaaagaatATCTACCCCAAACGCTTTTAAGAGAGCacagatattttgtaaaatccaaaatatgtgcaaaattcAAAGATGTACGagaaaaagacattttgttCACAGAATTTAAATTCTACTATATCGCCGATGTTTGTAAGCTGGCACCAAATTATTTAATGGAAGTTTATTTTGTCACAGTAGATTATATCCCAAATGTTGATTTGATTTCCGTACATTCACCTGCAATTTGTAATGATGGCAATGTGGATAACAAAACAAGAGTATATGTTAAACTAGACACCCATGATAACCCAGAACCAGGTCTGAAGATTTCGCTGAAACAAGAAAAA TGGACGCTATTGGCAAAGATTGAGGATATTTTTGCGATATATATCGAGGataatgtgtgtgcgtgtttggaGATAACAGGGCTACCACAAAGTTATTGCATGAGATTTAAATCAAAAGTCGAGTTAGAATCATTTATCACATACATAGGAGGGTACTTGAG GCTAACCTCTAAGTGGTTAAAGGATTTGTGTAGCGATTATACAACACCATCATTGAATGAATTGATCGACTTAAAATGCCATGGTCCAATAGG TGGAGCATTTTCCTTTGCTAAATTGAGAGAGAAATCAAAAAAAGGCTCAACCTGCCTTATAAGGCAATGTGAGAGAGAATACGACGTGTATTATATCGATATAAATACCCAGAC gTCAGCAAAAGGTAGGTTTGGCGAGAACATAATAACTACTAAAATTacactacaaaacaaaaaatggttgTTACACGGAGGTGAGGGCCTGAAGGAATTTGAAACTCTAAAAGATTTGAAGAATTCAATATCCCCACAAATGCCTTGGATTCCGCCATCAGAATATG ATTATGCACCacttcttttaatttgtttgccaAAAAATCTACATCCAAAGAAGACTGACACTGAATTAAGTGAAGCTGAACTTCGAAGAAGACGAGTTCAAATACTTGATCGGAAGCATGACCTCCGATGGTATAAAA ATACGCAGTATGTTTGTGATGACGCTAAAATGATGATAATGCAAGGAGACTGGGTCCAGGAAGGTAGTTGTAAAGACGTTAATGTTATGCTCAAGGTGTTTTTTCCAGAAATCAATCTTAAG GATATCACATGTTTAACTAGTATTTGCAGTCAAGTTTTTTCGGCACAATTTCTGAAACTCTATGGTTTGACTTTGACCACTCCTTATACTATGGTAATGGAATATGCACCTTATGGAAATTTAGATAAGTTCCTACGCAAACATAAAGATAAAATCTCTTTCCAAATGCTGATATCGATTGTGTTTGATTTGGTCAGAGGAATAGTTTACCTG AGTGAGAAAGGAATTTATCACGGCTCAATACGATGTTCCAACATGTACGTAACAAAATTTGATCCTAGATCTCATATCATTGAGACAAAAATTGGTGATCCCGGACTTCGTCGTAGTTATTCAAACGAAGA ctTGCCGTGGATACCACAGGAATATTACAATAATCTCAAAGGCGTCCATGGTGATATGTACGTAGACGCATGGGCTTTCGCAACGACTCTATGGGAGATATTTTCTTATGGAAAATCTCCTCTGGAAGAACTGAATTGTACGGGAAACCCAAAGAAGATTGCCGAAAAACTACAAATGAATCGTTCAAAGAGAGATGGTGGCATATTGCCAAAACCAACTGAAAATCTAGACGATTCGATATATTGTATCATGCTCGATGGTTGGCAGTCGGATGCACACAAACGTTTTAATTACATCAAAATCTTTGCAATCATTAATGGTTTCAAAGAAAGGAGAACGGTTAATTACGAGTCAGTTAACATCGATAAATCGTATTATGATAGCGACACTTGttctgaaaataatgaaaatagcgGAGATGATATTTCATTGGACTCCTGTCCAGGACCATCACCCGCACAAAACCAACGATTTTCACATTTTGATATGTCTTTTAATAGCCCATTCGATGACACTACTTTTGTAATACCGTTTTCGGAGGGAAAAGTAATTGTTGATAAACGAATAGGTGACGGTCATTATGGTATTGTGTATTCAGgcataatatattacaaaaaacccGATAAAGCACCGGAGAAAGTGGCAGTTAAAACATTGAAACCCGAGATGGCGAcgaatataaaagattttctaCGCGAAAGTGAAATAATGCGG GGTCTTGAGCacgaaaatattgtaaaaattaaatattcaatcgAAAAACCTATCTGCATCATAATGGAATTTGTTTCCGGTGGTTCTTTTAACGTTTACCTCAGATCTCAGCGGCCGAATTTAACTAACAAAAGGCTTCTTCATTTCGCCCATGATATTGCTAAG GGTATGAATTATTTGGCGGAAAAGAAAATTATCCATAGAGATTTGGCAACACGGAACATATTGATCGAAAAGGACAGAGTGAAAATATCTGATTTCGGTTTGGCGCAATTAGCAAATTCCGAGGGCTATTATTTTGTACAAAACCAAAGGGATATACCCATAAAATG GTATTCACCAGAATCGATAGCGGAAGATAAGTATTCCGTATACTCTGATGTATGGTCTTTTGGCGTGACTATGTTTGAGACTTTTTCTCGAGGAGATATTCCAAATCTCGCTGGCAATCGGGAGCTGAGCCAAATAGAGTTTCTAGAACGGCTTCAGAAGGGAGaaag ACTCCAAAAACCAGAGTTATGTTCTCAAATTATTTACGACAAATTAATGCTACCGTGTTGGAAAAGGGAACCAAAAAGCCGACCAGATTTTGCCAAAATACTTGACATTATACAGTTAATTGTGGAAGAAGATGGTGAAACCATATGA
- the LOC126758107 gene encoding uncharacterized protein LOC126758107 — MTAADINPPESYNPNGEEYEIPGPEELENLYMMIEKGTIPELQWQFPGRQQINTETVAPKVEPTASANTEEEPAAKTDFDFSDDVTQPQMRVRNQNSTPKSTKKKIANFAGVMEVLKKKNAEGSS; from the exons ATGACAGCCGCAGATATTAATCCCCCAGAGAGTTACAACCCGAATGGGGAAGAGTACGAAATACCAGGGCCAGAAGAGCTGGAGAACTTATACATGATGATAGAAAAGGGAACAATCCCGGAACTACAATGGCAATTTCCTGGACGGCAACAAATTAACACAGAAACCGTAGCTCCCAAAGTTGAACCCACAGCATCAGCAAATACTGAAGAAGA gCCAGCAGCTAAAACTGACTTTGACTTTAGCGACGATGTTACCCAACCACAAATGAGAGTGAGAAATCAAAATTCTACTCCAAAGTCTAcgaaaaagaaaattgcaaacTTCGCCGGTGTTATGGAAGtgcttaaaaagaaaaacgcaGAAGGATCATCCTAA
- the LOC126757945 gene encoding transmembrane emp24 domain-containing protein 1 yields MEDINFWMFLGIMTIFRFVNGYEKEMTVYIEAGRRECFFHPVRNGETIDIEYQVIDGGHGDLDISFSLLDPIGLVIVSDYKKPENIHRHEANKDGDYRFCFDNAFSSYNRKTVFFELIIEQEGQSAFDNDWDNASTSKTPEELYDIQVHEILEYVGRVHMQIAKAHQILNMLRSTEARDRNLAEANYSKVNKWSLFQICAMISVGLLQVFMVRSIFDTNTRMSNFWKKLGM; encoded by the coding sequence ATGGAGGATATAAATTTCTGGATGTTCCTTGGTATTATGACAATTTTTAGATTCGTAAATGGATATGAAAAGGAAATGACAGTATATATAGAAGCTGGCAGAAGAGAATGCTTTTTCCATCCCGTACGAAATGGGGAAACTATCGATATAGAATATCAAGTGATTGATGGTGGGCATGGTGACTTAGATATAAGCTTTTCACTTCTGGATCCCATAGGATTAGTAATAGTAAGCGACTATAAAAAACCGGAAAACATACATCGTCATGAGGCAAATAAAGATGGAGATTATCGCTTTTGTTTTGATAACGCTTTCAGTTCTTATAATCGAAAAACTGTGTTCTTTGAACTTATCATTGAGCAGGAAGGACAGTCAGCTTTTGATAACGATTGGGATAATGCTTCTACTTCTAAAACACCGGAGGAATTATATGATATTCAAGTTCATGAAATCTTAGAATATGTTGGACGCGTTCACATGCAAATAGCAAAAGctcatcaaatattaaatatgttacgATCGACAGAGGCACGAGACCGTAATCTGGCGGAGGCTAATTACTCTAAAGTAAATAAATGGTCACTCTTTCAAATATGTGCTATGATTTCGGTGGGACTTTTACAAGTATTCATGGTTCGAAGCATATTTGATACAAATACGCGAATGAGcaatttctggaaaaaattgGGAATGTGA
- the LOC126757943 gene encoding ribosome biogenesis protein NOP53: MSAIKKKRISKKTKSAWRKTDIKDVEEFLEDQRQEERVGSFAEKKDDELFTVDATPLKHKPAILTEKQKRKLNAKNPLRSLEALNNTSKVQDPIVKRNRVRQKKSGRIIEEEVRNPTKPRHFQANKDRERYYETLEKKLKKEDQLTKTAKDVWAEEDFRDKIPGLKDEKGWISKELALHVTKNVGKPVIKVHDSIRHRTTKAKKFAAPPPGLSYNPSLDDHQTLLKEVVEREEKIIKEENHLKRVTTQMFSKVTPEERDTRRLQEMRSGLDDESEGEANDVAEDGEYKTINPPVENKKKSKQSRRKELQQKELQKKQAEKKALKKQIADLNRIKSIKTEVIAEEEALKILKKHRKKVELKKKFETKRLGRLKYVDPDIDINMPEDIAGNLRNVKPESSLLVDRFKNFQKRNILPVSVATGKQKSKKVKRFPRSTHKDPGVSFQMLREQRKVGQTY; the protein is encoded by the exons ATGTCTGCTATTAAGAAAAAACGTATTTCAAAGAAAACCAAATCAGCATGGCGCAAAACGGATATTAAAGATGTGGAAGAATTTTTAGAGGACCAACGGCAAGAGGAACGTGTtgg ATCGTTTGCAGAAAAAAAGGACGATGAGTTGTTTACGGTTGATGCTACACCACTGAAACACAAACCGGCCATTCTGACAGAAAAGCAAAAACGGAAGTTAAATGCTAAAAACCCATTGCGTTCCTTGGAAGCCTTAAACAACACATCTAAAGTCCAAGATCCGATTGTGAAAAG GAATCGAGTTCGCCAAAAGAAAAGTGGACGTATTATCGAAGAAGAGGTGCGGAACCCAACTAAACCTCGACATTTCCAAGCAAACAAAGATAGGGAACGATACTACGAAACTCTTGAAAAAAAGCTAAAGAAAGAGGACCAATTAACCAAAACAGCAAAAGACGTATGGGCAGAAGAAGATTTCCGAGATAAAATACCTGGTTTAAAGGATGAAAAAGGATGGATAAGCAAAGAATTGGCACTGCATGTAACAAAGAATGTTGGTAAACCAGTAATAAAAGTTCACGATAGTATACGTCATcgcacaacaaaagcaaa aaaattcgCAGCCCCTCCTCCAGGCCTAAGTTATAATCCATCATTGGATGACCACCAAACATTGCTTAAAGAAGTTGTAGAACGAGAAGAGAAAATCATAAAAGAGGAAAACCACTTGAAACGAGTTACTACTCAAATGTTTTCGAAAGTTACACCAGAGGAGCGTGATACACGGCGTTTGCAAGAAATGCGTTCAGGCTTAGATGATGAAAGTGAGGGAGAAGCAAACGATGTCGCAGAAGATGGGGAATATAAAACTATTAATCCACCCGttgaaaataagaagaaaagtAAACAGTCAAGGCGGAAAGAACTGCAACAAAAAGAATTACAGAAAAAACAAGCTGAAAAGAAAGCACTGAAAAAGCAAATCGCTGACTTAAACAG GATAAAGTCAATTAAAACCGAAGTCATTGCCGAAGAGGAggcattaaagattttaaaaaagcaccgtaaaaaagttgaattaaagaaaaaattcgaAACTAAACGGTTAGGACGTCTTAAGTATGTGGATCCAGATATAGATATCAATATGCCAGAAGACATTGCTGGCAATCTGAGGAATGTAAAACCAGAGTCCAGTTTGTTGGTGGATAGATTTAAAAACTTCCAAAAACGAAACATTTTGCCTGTAAGTGTTGCAACTGGCAAGCAGAAGTCAAAGAAAGTAAAACGTTTTCCACGAAGTACGCACAAAGACCCTGGCGTATCGTTTCAAATGCTCCGAGAACAGCGCAAAGTTGGACAAACTTACTga
- the LOC126760785 gene encoding NAD(P)H-hydrate epimerase isoform X1, producing MVLKFLHLYKHSFCSLVLSSGNWLKLSQLHYTTRIFFGKYSPNMKFLTQTEAVKIDEELFNEYKFSVDQLMELAGLSCAHAIAKCYPADSFKRVLVCCGPGNNGGDGLVCARHLSFMKYEPTIYYPKPTAKQLYENLSHQCKSNGISFLRSSPTLESTNECYDLIVDALFGFSFKPPVRETFVPITEILLNTKIPIASIDIPSGWDVEKGKITENDFEPDMLISLTAPKLCAKMFKGKYHYLGGRFVPPALQEKFQLNLPEYHDCDMCLKL from the exons ATGGTACTTAAGTTTTTACATCTATATAAACACTCTTTTTGTAGTCTAGTTCTGAGTTCTGGAAATTGGTTAAAGTTATCGCAACTTCATTACACAACCCg GATTTTCTTCGGCAAATACTCTCCAAATATGAAATTCTTAACACAAACTGAAGCAGTTAAAATTGATGAGGAACTATTCAACGAATACAAATTTAGTGTAGATCAACTTATGGAATTGGCTGGATTGAGTTGTGCCCATGCTATAGCCAAATGTTACCCTGCTGATTCCTTCAAGCGAGTGTTAGTGTGTTGTGGACCTGGAAACAATGGTGGAGATGGATTAGTTTGTGCCCGACATTTATCTTTCATGAAATACGAACCAACAATTTATTATCCAAAACCCACTGCAAAACAACTGTATGAAAATCTAAGCCACCAATGCAAGAGCAATGGAATATCATTTCTACGTTCAAGTCCCACTCTTGAAAGTACAAATGAATGCTACGATTTAATTGTTGATGCACTATTTGGCTTCAGTTTCAAACCACCCGTGCGAGAAACATTCGTTCCTATTACAGAGATCCTCCTAAATACGAAAATTCCTATAGCAAG CATTGATATACCAAGCGGATGGGATgtagaaaaaggaaaaataacagaaaatgaTTTCGAACCGGATATGCTAATATCCCTAACGGCTCCTAAACTATGCGCTAAAATGTTTAAAGGGAAATACCATTATTTAGGTGGACGTTTTGTACCACCCGCGCTCCAGGAAAAGTTTCAACTTAACTTACCAGAGTATCACGATTGTGATATGTGTTTAAAATTGTAG